Below is a genomic region from Henckelia pumila isolate YLH828 chromosome 3, ASM3356847v2, whole genome shotgun sequence.
ATATATCTTTATGTGcttcttaattatatatatatataaaaacatgttTATGACTTATAAGTTTCTACACCAACTTCTCTAATTTTTTAAACCAATTTGCGATGCTTCGgaacataataattttttaaaaagtacaataaaaattgagattaaaaaaaatatttagaaaagtTATATATCCAAACCGACATTAATTCAACAAGATTTGTGCTCCACAGTTTGTATGTGCATTTTTGAAACTTGGAACAAGATTAGGATATGTTGGTTAGTtggtataaataattataaggtATCATAATccaactaaaataaattaatttcatgaccaaattaaaattaattaatcaataatAATGTATCCCAGTACCCCCTATAAAAACCAGCTCCCACACCCACAATTCcctatctcaaaatctgctacTTTTGAGTCCACACTGGTTCACACACACTCTCGCCACCGCAAAGTTCGCCGGAGCCACAATGGCAAAGGGATCCCATTATAATTTTCTCTACACATTAATAATGCTACTCTCAGTCTCAACAAGCCACGCCGCCTACAGGCACGACCTAGTTCGCTCCTCCTGCGTGCACGCAAGCTACCCCAACATCTGCCTCAGAACACTCTCCACGTACGGAGGCTCCGCCGGCACACCCCGCGACTTGGCTCAGCTGGCAGTGAGGGTCAGCCTCGCACACGTGCGCAGAGGCTCGGCATTCCTGTCCCAGCTGACGGTTCGCGGCCGGAGGGAACGGGGAGCCCTGGTCGACTGCGTGGATCAGATGGGGGAAGCCATGGACGAGCTGAGCGACACGCTTTCAGATCTGAAGAACCTCCGCCGCGGAGGGGACTTCCGGTGGCAGATGAGCAATGCAGAGACGTGGGTCAGCGCCGCCTTGACGAATGAGGACACTTGCCTCGACGGCTTCAAGGAGATCGGCGTCAATGTCCGCGCCGACGTACGGCGGAGGATCACCAACGTGGCCAGAGTCACCAGTAACGCTCTCTATCTCATCGATCTTCTTGATGATCAGTCTCCTTGAATATATATCAATCTATATGTGTGTGCGCGCAAATTCACATGCTATTCTGTTAATGtaatatatgtatttatacaCAAGTTAATAATTATGTTGGTGTTTTCAGGTtaaatatatgtatttatacaCACTACTTGAGCTCCGATAACGTCCAACTTTTGATTTAGCACTACCAGTAATTCAAGTcaaattaattgaaaataaCTAGAGAATATGTAAGACTTGGTAGATGACATTCTAGTATATGAGTAATATTCAAACTATGCATTCAACGGTTCATATTTTTACACATAcgcgtaattaattatatattaattgttGACGTGGCAAATCATGGAACactagatctatcattggggtattactcatatgctaggttgaaatCTACCCGAATGGTACGTATCTTTCAAGTCTACTGAGAAAATCAGCtcaattattttaaatgaaAGGGAAACAAAATTAGAATATATACTTTGTGTACTCTGTTTTCTTGTATATATGCTTAGGAGAATTGATGAGAAGTCATCAAATATTAGAGTTTCTTAGACCCAAGTATTTTTTTCGTGCTTAATGTGGCTTTATAACGTGCCTGTATTTTTGTTCGAATCAAAGTTCCTTTTTTTCTTTCACGtttattttgtgttttcttCCTAGTAGGAAATAATCTGTCACGACTCTGTCAAAAACCGTCTTGTTGCAGAAAACAATGACGAATGTGTACTCCGTTGGTAAATTTGTAGGCTAAAAAAATTGGAAACATACCTTCTGGATGAGGCTTCCACCAAGAAATTCATGAGCGTAGATGGTGGCACCTCTGCTTATGTTATTATGATGTATTCC
It encodes:
- the LOC140893228 gene encoding pectinesterase inhibitor 3-like, with the translated sequence MAKGSHYNFLYTLIMLLSVSTSHAAYRHDLVRSSCVHASYPNICLRTLSTYGGSAGTPRDLAQLAVRVSLAHVRRGSAFLSQLTVRGRRERGALVDCVDQMGEAMDELSDTLSDLKNLRRGGDFRWQMSNAETWVSAALTNEDTCLDGFKEIGVNVRADVRRRITNVARVTSNALYLIDLLDDQSP